A single window of Haemorhous mexicanus isolate bHaeMex1 chromosome 28, bHaeMex1.pri, whole genome shotgun sequence DNA harbors:
- the BECN1 gene encoding beclin-1 isoform X1: MEAARAGGGGGTTGGTAHVSFVCQRCCQPLKLDTSFKVLDRLTIQELTAPLVSAAPARPGDLHEEESALTEVRRGRARRASVAAALPGLPVTIFPCLQEAFVENRQDGVSRRFIPPARMMSTESANSFTLIGEASDGGTMENLSRRLKVTGDLFDIMSGQTDVDHPLCEECTDTLLDQLDTQLNITENECQNYKRCLEILEQMNEDDKEKLQTELKELALEEERLIQELEDVEKNRKIVAEDFEKVRAEAERLEQEEAQYQKEYCEFKRQQLELDDELKSVDNQMRYAQMQLDKLKKTNVFNATFHIWHSGQFGTINNFRLGRLPSVPVEWNEINAAWGQTVLLLHALANKMGLKFQRYRLVPYGNHSYLESLTDKSKELPLYCSGGLRFFWDNKFDHAMVAFLDCVQQFKEEVEKGETRFCLPYRMDVEKGKIEDTGGSGGSYSIKTQFNSEEQWTKALKFMLTNLKWGLAWVSSQFYNK, translated from the exons ATGGAGGCagcgcgggcgggcggcggcggcggtaCCACCGGCGGCACCGCGCACGTCAGCTTCGTGTGCCAGCGCTGCTGCCAGCCGCTCAAGCTCGACACCTCCTTCAAGGTGCTCGACCGCCTCACCATCCAGGAGCTCACCG CCCCGCTGGTGAGCGCCGCCCCGGCCAGGCCCGGGGACCTGCACGAAGAGGAGAGCGCCCTGACGGAGGtacggcggggccgggcgcggcgGGCCTCGGTAGCAGCAGCTCTCCCGGGCCTGCCGGTCACGATATTTCCTTGCCTCCAGGAAGCTTTCGTGGAGAACCGGCAGGATGGCGTGTCCAGGAGGTTTATCCCGCCTGCCAG AATGATGTCAACAGAAAGTGCCAACAGTTTCACGCTGATCGGAGAGGCCTCGGATGGTGGCACCATGGAAAACCTCAGCAGGAGACTGAAG GTCACTGGCGACCTCTTTGACATCATGTCTGGGCAGACAGACGTGGATCACCCACTGTGTGAGGAATGCACAGACACTCTGCTGGACCAGCTGGACACACAGCTCAACATCACAGAGAACGAGTGCCAGAACTACAA GAGATGCCTGGAGATACTGGAGCAGATGAACGAGGATGAtaaagagaagctgcagacagagctgaaGGAACTGGCACTGGAGGAAGAGCGGCTGATTCAGGAGCTGGAGGATGTGGAGAAGAACCGCAAGATTGTGGCTGAGGACTTCGAGAAAGtcagggcagaggctgagcggctggagcaggaggaggctca GTACCAGAAGGAATACTGTGAGTtcaagaggcagcagctggagctggatgatGAGCTGAAAAGTGTGGACAACCAAATGCGCTATGCCCAGATGCAGTTGGATAAACTAAAGAAAACCAACGTGTTCAATGCCACCTTTCACATCTG GCACAGTGGGCAGTTTGGCACAATAAATAACTTCAGGCTTGGCCGCCTCCCCAGCGTTCCTGTGGAATGGAACGAGATCAACGCTGCCTGGGGGcagactgtgctgctgctgcatgccCTGGCCAACAAAATGGGCCTGAAGTTCCAGAG atACCGCCTTGTCCCCTATGGCAACCACTCCTATTTGGAGTCCCTCACGGACAAATCCAAG GAGCTTCCCCTGTACTGCTCTGGAGGCTTGAGGTTCTTCTGGGACAATAAGTTTGATCACGCCATGGTGGCATTCCTGGACTGTGTGCAGCAGTTCAAAGAGGAAGTGGAGAAAGGTGAAACTCGGTTTTGTTTGCCTTACAG GATGGACGTGGAGAAAGGAAAGATCGAAGACAcaggtggcagtggtggctcTTACTCAATTAAAACACAATTTAACTCTGAAGAGCAGTGGACAAAAGCACTAAAATTCATGTTAACTAACCTGAAATGGGGCCTGGCCTGGGTCTCATCCCAATTCTATAACAAGTAA
- the PSME3 gene encoding proteasome activator complex subunit 3 isoform X1 yields the protein MASLLKVDPEVKLKVDSFRERITSEAEDLVANFFPKKLLELDGFLKEPILNIHDLTQIHSDMNLPVPDPILLTNSHDGLDGPNMKKRKLEDHEETFQGTKVFVMPNGMLKSNQQLVDIIEKVKPEIRLLIEKCNTVKMWVQLLIPRIEDGNNFGVSIQEETVAELRTVESEAASYLDQISRYYITRAKLVSKIAKYPHVEDYRRTVTEIDEKEYISLRLIISELRNQYVTLHDMILKNIEKIKRPRSSNAETLY from the exons ATGGCCTCGCTGCTCAAGGTGGACCCGGAGGTGAAGCTCAAG GTTGACTCCTTCAGGGAGCGGATCACGAGTGAG gCTGAAGACCTCGTAGCAAACTTTTTTCCAAAGAAGCTGTTAGAACTCGATGGATTCCTTAAG gAACCCATCCTGAATATTCATGATCTCACTCAGATCCATTCGGACATGAACCTCCCAGTGCCTGACCCAATTCTTCTTACCAACAGCCACGATGGACTGGATGGG CCAAATATGAAAAAGAGGAAGCTGGAAGACCATGAAGAGACCTTTCAGG GTACCAAAGTGTTTGTGATGCCCAATGGGATGCTGAAGAGCAACCAGCAGCTGGTGGACATCATTGAGAAAGTGAAACCAGAGATCAGGCTGCTCATTGAGAAGTGCAATACG GTCAAAATGTGGGTGCAGCTTCTCATTCCCAGGATAGAGGATGGGAACAACTTTGGTGTTTCTATTCAG GAAGAAACAGTTGCTGAGCTTCGGACTGTGGAGAGTGAGGCAGCATCTTACCTGGACCAGATTTCTAG ATACTATATCACAAGAGCAAAGTTGGTTTCCAAAATAGCCAAGTACCCTCATGTG GAGGATTATCGCCGCACCGTGACGGAGATCGACGAGAAGGAGTACATTAGTCTGCGCCTCATCATTTCAGAGCTGAGAAATCAATAT GTCACTTTGCATGACATGATCCTTAAAAACATTGAGAAGATCAAGAGGCCTCGGAGCAGCAATGCTGAGACCCTCTATTAA
- the PSME3 gene encoding proteasome activator complex subunit 3 isoform X2, with the protein MASLLKVDPEVKLKVDSFRERITSEAEDLVANFFPKKLLELDGFLKEPILNIHDLTQIHSDMNLPVPDPILLTNSHDGLDGPNMKKRKLEDHEETFQGTKVFVMPNGMLKSNQQLVDIIEKVKPEIRLLIEKCNTVKMWVQLLIPRIEDGNNFGVSIQEETVAELRTVESEAASYLDQISRYYITGAKLVFKVALLGSFLGSPYKKNVFEKDPPAVVTRQFGPENNPGYLSEL; encoded by the exons ATGGCCTCGCTGCTCAAGGTGGACCCGGAGGTGAAGCTCAAG GTTGACTCCTTCAGGGAGCGGATCACGAGTGAG gCTGAAGACCTCGTAGCAAACTTTTTTCCAAAGAAGCTGTTAGAACTCGATGGATTCCTTAAG gAACCCATCCTGAATATTCATGATCTCACTCAGATCCATTCGGACATGAACCTCCCAGTGCCTGACCCAATTCTTCTTACCAACAGCCACGATGGACTGGATGGG CCAAATATGAAAAAGAGGAAGCTGGAAGACCATGAAGAGACCTTTCAGG GTACCAAAGTGTTTGTGATGCCCAATGGGATGCTGAAGAGCAACCAGCAGCTGGTGGACATCATTGAGAAAGTGAAACCAGAGATCAGGCTGCTCATTGAGAAGTGCAATACG GTCAAAATGTGGGTGCAGCTTCTCATTCCCAGGATAGAGGATGGGAACAACTTTGGTGTTTCTATTCAG GAAGAAACAGTTGCTGAGCTTCGGACTGTGGAGAGTGAGGCAGCATCTTACCTGGACCAGATTTCTAG ATACTATATCACAGGAGCAAAGTTGGTTTTCAAAGTAGCTTTATTGGGATCTTTTTTGGGATCTCCTTATAAGAAGAATGTTTTTGAGAAGGATCCTCCAGCTGTTGTTACAAGGCAGTTTGGACCTGAAAATAATCCTGGTTATTTATCTGAGCTTtaa
- the BECN1 gene encoding beclin-1 isoform X2, whose translation MEAARAGGGGGTTGGTAHVSFVCQRCCQPLKLDTSFKVLDRLTIQELTAPLVSAAPARPGDLHEEESALTEEAFVENRQDGVSRRFIPPARMMSTESANSFTLIGEASDGGTMENLSRRLKVTGDLFDIMSGQTDVDHPLCEECTDTLLDQLDTQLNITENECQNYKRCLEILEQMNEDDKEKLQTELKELALEEERLIQELEDVEKNRKIVAEDFEKVRAEAERLEQEEAQYQKEYCEFKRQQLELDDELKSVDNQMRYAQMQLDKLKKTNVFNATFHIWHSGQFGTINNFRLGRLPSVPVEWNEINAAWGQTVLLLHALANKMGLKFQRYRLVPYGNHSYLESLTDKSKELPLYCSGGLRFFWDNKFDHAMVAFLDCVQQFKEEVEKGETRFCLPYRMDVEKGKIEDTGGSGGSYSIKTQFNSEEQWTKALKFMLTNLKWGLAWVSSQFYNK comes from the exons ATGGAGGCagcgcgggcgggcggcggcggcggtaCCACCGGCGGCACCGCGCACGTCAGCTTCGTGTGCCAGCGCTGCTGCCAGCCGCTCAAGCTCGACACCTCCTTCAAGGTGCTCGACCGCCTCACCATCCAGGAGCTCACCG CCCCGCTGGTGAGCGCCGCCCCGGCCAGGCCCGGGGACCTGCACGAAGAGGAGAGCGCCCTGACGGAG GAAGCTTTCGTGGAGAACCGGCAGGATGGCGTGTCCAGGAGGTTTATCCCGCCTGCCAG AATGATGTCAACAGAAAGTGCCAACAGTTTCACGCTGATCGGAGAGGCCTCGGATGGTGGCACCATGGAAAACCTCAGCAGGAGACTGAAG GTCACTGGCGACCTCTTTGACATCATGTCTGGGCAGACAGACGTGGATCACCCACTGTGTGAGGAATGCACAGACACTCTGCTGGACCAGCTGGACACACAGCTCAACATCACAGAGAACGAGTGCCAGAACTACAA GAGATGCCTGGAGATACTGGAGCAGATGAACGAGGATGAtaaagagaagctgcagacagagctgaaGGAACTGGCACTGGAGGAAGAGCGGCTGATTCAGGAGCTGGAGGATGTGGAGAAGAACCGCAAGATTGTGGCTGAGGACTTCGAGAAAGtcagggcagaggctgagcggctggagcaggaggaggctca GTACCAGAAGGAATACTGTGAGTtcaagaggcagcagctggagctggatgatGAGCTGAAAAGTGTGGACAACCAAATGCGCTATGCCCAGATGCAGTTGGATAAACTAAAGAAAACCAACGTGTTCAATGCCACCTTTCACATCTG GCACAGTGGGCAGTTTGGCACAATAAATAACTTCAGGCTTGGCCGCCTCCCCAGCGTTCCTGTGGAATGGAACGAGATCAACGCTGCCTGGGGGcagactgtgctgctgctgcatgccCTGGCCAACAAAATGGGCCTGAAGTTCCAGAG atACCGCCTTGTCCCCTATGGCAACCACTCCTATTTGGAGTCCCTCACGGACAAATCCAAG GAGCTTCCCCTGTACTGCTCTGGAGGCTTGAGGTTCTTCTGGGACAATAAGTTTGATCACGCCATGGTGGCATTCCTGGACTGTGTGCAGCAGTTCAAAGAGGAAGTGGAGAAAGGTGAAACTCGGTTTTGTTTGCCTTACAG GATGGACGTGGAGAAAGGAAAGATCGAAGACAcaggtggcagtggtggctcTTACTCAATTAAAACACAATTTAACTCTGAAGAGCAGTGGACAAAAGCACTAAAATTCATGTTAACTAACCTGAAATGGGGCCTGGCCTGGGTCTCATCCCAATTCTATAACAAGTAA